TGAACGTTTATCTGAAGGTATTGCTAAAGGAATGGCAAACTCAATCTTAATCAAAGTTAACCAAATTGGTACTTTGACTGAAACTTTTGAAGCTATCGAAATGGCTAAAAAAGCAGGATACACTGCAGTAGTATCTCACCGTTCAGGAGAAACTGAAGATTCAACAATCGCTGATATCGCAGTTGCTACTAACGCTGGTCAAATCAAAACTGGTTCTGCAAGCCGTACTGACCGTATTGCTAAATATAACCAATTACTTCGCATCGAAGATTTACTTGGAGATACAGCAGTATACAATGGTTTGCAATCATTTTATAACTTAAAAAATAAATAATTGTAGCAAACAAAAGAGCCAAGATTTATCTTGGCTCTTTTCTAATGGTCGCATATTGGATTGCAATCATTCTACGCCCCGATGAATGTGCGCATCGTAGATGCAATTGCATACATTCATGAGGAAGTGCCCTTGGGGTGCAATTTGAAAAATAAATAATTGTATATGAGAAAATGAAAAGGAGCGGTCCTTAAGACCGCTCCTTTTTTTATTTAACCCGTAATAACCAGACGACGCCAACAATATTGTTTTCCAGATCATAGCATTCATCCAGCTGGCTTTGCACATAGCCATCGAATAACGCGCTTTGCTCGGGGTGCAGTTTTTTAAGTTCATCAGCACGCTGTTTAATATTAGCGTTATCTTCATCGAACTCCAGATCTCCTTCATTTACTTTTTCATCAACAAGCTCAAGTCCGAGTTGTTCAAAAAGAGCTAGCCATTGTTCGCGAGTTAAGTAGTCCATTTGGTATGCGACATTCCCGCCTTCGTTATTTGCTGCCAGATAAGCTTCATCAATCAAAATATAGCCACCGGGTTTTACTGTTTGCTTCAGCTTTGGCAGCATTTCGGCCGGTGCGCCCAGCACCGCGCCAACCGCGCCGAATACAACGCAGTCATAATTGCGCTCGCGTTCAATTGACTGGTTAATATCTTCTGCAATAAAGGTACATAGTTCACTGACTTTGAATTCTTGCGCTTTAGACTTTGCATACTCTATAAATTCAGGAATGATGTCAATGCCGGTTACTTTTGCTGATAAAGTGCGGGCGAGGGCGACCGAGACCGCGCCTTTGCCACAACCGAGATCTAAGATTTGCATTCCTTCAAGTGAAGGGATGTTGGTTTGCAGGATTTCGCTCATTATTTGCGGTGAGCTGCCAAGTTCCCAAAAATCTTGCAATAGATATGGTAAGTATTGCAATAACTCGGTTGAAGTGGCGGTCAACGACTCAGCCAAACGTTCTTCTACTGATTTTTCCATTTTGCATTGCTCCATTCATTTTATGATACTTTTAAAATAGCATAAACGGCGCCGCCTGACAAGCGGCGCCGTTTATTAAATTTCTCCCCAAAAGATTGTTTGTTTTGCACTTTTGTACTATAATCAGAGGAGAGAAAATGAGAAAGTTGGGTTTATATGACAACGAAAGAGAAGATCGTTGCAGCAACGATGCAGTTACTTGCACAAAAGGGGTACAAGTCAACGACTACAAAAGAAATTGCAAGTGTTGCGGGAGTGAATGAGGTAACTTTGTTCCGGAATTTCGGAACAAAGAAGAATATTGTCATTCATGCAATTAAGTATGTGCCGAAAATGCGCCGGCTCGAAGAGTTGGCAACGTTATTTACCGGACAGTTGGTGCAGGATTTACAGACATTTATGGCAACGTATATTCAGTTCTTGGCTGATGATTATACCCAGGTGCTAATGAGTATCCGCGATGAAGAGATGTACGAGGAACTAAAACCATTATTGGTTGACCTGCCGATGCAGGTAAAACTGTCGTTGGTTAACTACTTTAATAAGATGCTGCGGTTGAATCAGATTAAGGCTGCTGATTATGAGCTGATTGCTGTGGAAATGATGGTGAGCTGCCTTGGTTTTGTGCAAGCGGATATCTATTATGGTGACAGCTGGATAGGAATTGACCGCGATACTTTTATTGCAAAACAAGTAAAACAGATTCAAAATCAACTCTAATGGAATCAATTGGAAAGAAAAGACTGAGCTGCTCAGTCTTTTCTTTTTTTGAAAATTCATAAAAACAGGGTTCGGTCATTGCAATAAATCCTAAAATTTGTTAAACTAGTGAAGAATAAAAATTAGTTGAGAGTTTAGAGGTGAATCATAGTGGAACAATTCCATTTTGAGCTATTACAGACAGGACAAATTATTGAAGGGACCGTGATTCAAGTTACCGACACATATGCTTATGTAGATGTGAATTATGTTACGGAAGCGACTTTGGCGTTAAGCGACTTTGCGATTAACCCACCAGCTTCTTTAAAAGAAGTGTTGCAAGTCGGCGATACTGTACAAGCAAAAGTTGTACGTGTTACAGATGAAGAAGTACGTTTATCACGCCGTGATATTGAAAGAGATGAAAACTGGAATCAATTGGAGGCTTTCTTCAATGCTGAGCAACCAATCGAAGTAACAATTCAAAAAGCGGTAAAAGGCGGAGTTGTTGCTGTAAGAAACGGAATTGATGTATTCATCCCGGCATCTCAAATTGCTTTAGAGCGAATTGAAGATTTAAATACAATGGTAGGCCAAACCCTTAAAACTGAAATTATTGAGTTTGACCGCCGCCGTCGTAAAGTTGTTGCCTCTGCACGTAAGTTACTTGCAAGCAGTGTTCGCGCAGAACGTGAAGAAGCCTTTGAACAAGTGTTTGAAGGAGATATGATTGAAGTTGAAATTACTGCAATTGTTGAAACTAAAGGTGCTCGTGCTAAATATGGTGTATTAGAAGTTTGGTTGCCAATGAGCGAAATTGACTACTTGCGTATTAAACAAGTAAGTGATGTATTAAGTGTAGGGCAAAAAATTGAAACTATTGTTATCGGTCGTGATGCAAAACGTTTACAATTAACTGTTTCATATAAAGCAACAAAACCATCACCATGGCAAGCGGCGATGGAAACAATCCACGTTGGAAACATTGTTGAAGGAAAAGTAGTTCGCATTGCAGACTTCGGAGCCTTCATCGAATTAGTTCCGGGTGTTGACGGATTATTGCACCGTTCAGAAGTATCTTACGATAGTAAAGCATCA
The Culicoidibacter larvae DNA segment above includes these coding regions:
- a CDS encoding class I SAM-dependent methyltransferase is translated as MEKSVEERLAESLTATSTELLQYLPYLLQDFWELGSSPQIMSEILQTNIPSLEGMQILDLGCGKGAVSVALARTLSAKVTGIDIIPEFIEYAKSKAQEFKVSELCTFIAEDINQSIERERNYDCVVFGAVGAVLGAPAEMLPKLKQTVKPGGYILIDEAYLAANNEGGNVAYQMDYLTREQWLALFEQLGLELVDEKVNEGDLEFDEDNANIKQRADELKKLHPEQSALFDGYVQSQLDECYDLENNIVGVVWLLRVK
- a CDS encoding TetR/AcrR family transcriptional regulator, which codes for MTTKEKIVAATMQLLAQKGYKSTTTKEIASVAGVNEVTLFRNFGTKKNIVIHAIKYVPKMRRLEELATLFTGQLVQDLQTFMATYIQFLADDYTQVLMSIRDEEMYEELKPLLVDLPMQVKLSLVNYFNKMLRLNQIKAADYELIAVEMMVSCLGFVQADIYYGDSWIGIDRDTFIAKQVKQIQNQL
- a CDS encoding S1 RNA-binding domain-containing protein translates to MEQFHFELLQTGQIIEGTVIQVTDTYAYVDVNYVTEATLALSDFAINPPASLKEVLQVGDTVQAKVVRVTDEEVRLSRRDIERDENWNQLEAFFNAEQPIEVTIQKAVKGGVVAVRNGIDVFIPASQIALERIEDLNTMVGQTLKTEIIEFDRRRRKVVASARKLLASSVRAEREEAFEQVFEGDMIEVEITAIVETKGARAKYGVLEVWLPMSEIDYLRIKQVSDVLSVGQKIETIVIGRDAKRLQLTVSYKATKPSPWQAAMETIHVGNIVEGKVVRIADFGAFIELVPGVDGLLHRSEVSYDSKASVTDVVHAGEVVKVKVIRIDENKKQIALSIKQLEEDPWVRAADQLQLGQIVKGTVVVAEEKYALVNVLPHVDAIIYDRELTDKEITHMREAIAEGEELEAKIIEFRPERHRLVLSVLQIARDEETDAYNNYKEQANADKDLSLGDLLGDALDELKK